The DNA segment GAAGCATAACTACGGGTGCTCCTCCCCAATATTGATCAACAATATATCGGCGTCATGGACACAATTGCGTCCAATGTGCGCACCTAGCCACCGCCGCCTCTTGCCCTGACCTGTATGTCGTTCTCAGTTATAACTGTGGTACCTAATATTTATAGAAAGTTCGACACAAACTATATCCCTAACTACCTAATACAACTCTAATACGTAACCTAACCGTATACATATTCGACATGtattccaacaaactccatCTTAGCGAATATGTCGCCACCTTGAAGCCATCATGTGCGAACCTCCGTGTATGCAAAATTGAGTCATCCAACTCTGTTGCTCACCTTGAACAACCCTAACCCGCGCGAGGATGCCTCGCCGCCAGGACTGAATACCATAAAGTTTGCAGCGCCCTCCTTCACAACTTTACCCTTCAGTTTTGTACCGACGAGCTTCTATCTTCTCACCTATTATCAAAGTCTAGCCATCATACATCACCTTTAAAGTCTTCTTATCTAGCCTCATCTGATACAACCAACATTCTTCATGCAACATTCCAAGCAAGGTCAAGTTCCTCCTGAGTCCCGGCACATGCCGCACACCCTCAAGTAGCGCCTAttgtccatcatacatctttAACCTGATGTTGCCAACTCCAATGATACGGTACCCTGTGTTATCTCCCAAGTGAGCAAGACTAAGATCACCCTCAATGTATAAAGAGAACCACACCTTCTTAGATGTTGTATGATATGAACTTGCAGAATCTAACAGCCATGTTTTTTCACCACAAGACTTTTCACTCGATAGTACGAGAAGATCATTTTCACTCTCAGAGTCATTTTTCTTGGAAATCGTGTTATTTTCCATGCCCTTCTTCAAATCCAGATAATCTTTCCTTACATATCCCCAATCCTTGCACTTATAGCATTGTAGCCCCTTCCTTTGGTCACGAGCAAATAACACCACAATGATATCAACCACTTTAATTGCTTCTTTGTCATATGTCAATGTAGTGATATCAAGTGCTCATAAGGCATTGGCAaggaacacagaagaataatcatcttatcttcatcatcaattgtcacctTCACCTTCACAAGGTCAACTACAACTTGATTGAAGGCATGTATATGCTCAACAAGATTCGTCCCTTACTGCATCTTCAAGCCATACAATTTTTGCTTCAGATATAGCTTCTGGGTCAATGTTTTGGACATGAAATAATCAGCcaatttatccaaaatcttcttaggtgataactcatccatgacatggtacatgatATGATTGATGAGACATAGCCTGATTGTCGCCGTCACTTGGTCTTGTATCTcctcccacttgtcatcatctaccgTGGCCGGCTTTGACTCCCGTAGAGCCTTCAGTATACCTTGTTGTGCTAGCATGTCCTTAAATTTCGTCTACCACAACCCGAAATTGCTAGTCCCGTTAGAATTTGTCCCTCAAATTTCAACGCCATCTGCCTATTGCCGCATATAGCTGAATTCCTTCGCTCATGCGCACCTCACGTGCGCCAAGCGCGTCGTCGCACTCTCGTCCCACGCATCGCCTGGACGCGCCGCCGCGCATGCAATGAGTCACGCTCATGCCACCTCGTGCATCATCTATGCACATCCACCACTCTCAAGCTTCATCGATAATCATGCCACTCGCACATGATGAAGCCATCCAGCTCGATCGTCGCTCGCTGTTCGCCGTCAACCGTCACAAGCACCGATTCATGAACAACCCGATAGCAATTTTCTTGCAATCTCATGGACTCTCCCTACCTCTATTTGTTCTATTCCTATTTTTGGCTCTATTCCCCATGACACTATTTATTTTGCTGAGTTGGTTACAGACCAAAATCAACTCGTCTTATGGACCTTCAGCCATCGGTGGAACAGGTTTTCTCCATGCGCACGTTGCCCACCTGGACTGTTATCTCTAGCCGCACGTGCCCTGACCTCTCCCACGTGGGCCAGAACAGCATCATCTCAACAAACTGCATTGTGCATGTGGTCAGACCTCTCCCACCTACACCTACAACCCACGACCTGGCACAATGCCTAGCTGCCAAGCTAGGCCTACAGTTCTGAGCCATTAGCTACTGgccacatcggaccatccagccaAGACGTCACAGCCACATGGGCCCTCCTACTAAGTGCCCGCCTAGGCCTCAATAGACCTGTCCTCCTGTGCCTGCACACTTGTGGCACGCTCGTTGCCAGTGCACCCTCCACCTTTAGCACCAGTCGAGTTCGACTAGGACTTAGTCCTGTGCCCTCGACCCACATGTCGCACGCACGATGACCGCACCAGGAGCCAACACCCAGTCCCACACAAATGCCTCTACTTCCGTACGCACAAGCCTCGATCCAACAGACCTGTGTTGTCCGTAAGCTCACCTCACCACTCGCGAGGCCATCTTCATGACATCGCTGTCCATGCCCTATCATCGTGACCGATGTACAAGTCGAACCCCTTGAACACCTCCATCAACCTTTGAGTTCACCATGGTGTTCGCCACCGCTGTTGTTGCTCCACCTTGAGCAGCAATAGCTATTCTGATCTAGATTGATCGCCTATCAATTAGATCGCGAATCGAAGTCACCACACTCGTTCGTGATGTCTTCTAGCCACACCGTCAAACCTGACCGTCACGTTTGATCGACCCCTATCGAACAACAGCCACCATGCTCCACATTGTGCCTTGTCCAGCCCATGGACTGTGTAAGCTTTACGTGGTGTGGAACATCTCCTCGTGCCTTCACGTGATCTTTCTCTatagctctggtaccacttgttagagTACGCGAAAACACAACCAAGATTGCAAAGCCAAACACAAGATCAACCAAGATTGTTAGAGTACATTGGCATCATTGACATCACTGTGCACGACCTCGCCTCTATGTCATTCTTGCTTACAACGATGGTGGAGGCCTAGACAAAAAGAACTCAGTGCCGAAGAAACAAACTAAACCGTTATTGAACCACCAAAATTGTTGATTTTTTCGATGTTCAGTTCCTGTTTCCGTGCTATTGAGGGTCGGCTTTGTTGTCAGTTGTCAAAAGCTAAACCACCCGAAGACCAATTCCACATCCACGCCACCGATGCCTCACTGTCTCAGACTCTTAGCCACCCCCCCTGACGATCAACCTGCCTAAGCGACCCACCCCCCACCCTATCCGCGACTAGCCGTCTGAGTTACCCACTCACCCGCTAACCACCTAACCCACGTCGCCTACCGCCGAATGCCGCCTACCCAACCCCTGTGCTGCTATGCCCATGACCACCCATCGCCCAAGCAGATGAGCCTGCCATCGGACGCTGCCCGCCCAGCAGGTGTGCCCAAGATTGAATGTCACCCACCCAAGCAGGCGAGCTAGTCAGCGGAGACTGCAACAGCGGCGAAAACCAAAATTGGCATTTTCCCAATATTCTACAACATATTCAGTTTGCGTATTCTGaaaaccaaaattttcaaacatCGTAAAAACTGAACCAAAAACTCGTAAAAACCGAATGCCCAGACCTACGATGATGCCTAATATTTATAGGTATAAGAATACAAGTCCAATACTAACCCTAACCTTAACAATCTAACAcgatttaaataaaaaaataattactcagttatcatttaaaaaaatagtaattatTCACTGAGGATAACATATGAACCACCGAGTctatacatatatgtgataaACGAGCCATTACTACTTGCTTAGAGTAGAAAAAGCGAATGACTCGAAGAAAGCAAAATGTACACGTATTCCAACACAGGTTAATTATTGGGCAGATCTAGTCTTGCAGCAGCACAAATGTAGCGAGCAATGGAGGTTATCACTTCACTGCTGATCAGATATCTAGTGCCTGGTGATCGATGGAGACTATGCTTGCTGGTGATCAGCAGCCGGCGGCGTGGGCGTGCTGGTGGCTGGGCCTCTGCCTGCTCCCACTACTCGCGCTCGCCGTATGGCACGGCAACGACGCTTGCTACTGTACCGCCTTCGCGCTCAAGCGCTGGCGCCGCCGAGGCCACCGCGCGAGGCTCCCGCCGGGCCACATGGGTCTGCCCTTCGTCGGCGAGAGCCCTTCCCTCAAGCGCTACTTCAGGCACGCGCGCCGCCCCGACGGCTTCGTTCACGACAAGAAGCAGAGGTACGGCGCGGGGGGCGTGTACAGAACGCACCTCTTCGGCTCCCCCGCTGTGCTCGTCTGCTCGCCGGCGGCCAACAAGCTCGTGCTGCAGTCTCCCGAAAGCTTCAGCGTCCGCTGGCCCGCGCCGGAGCTGGTGGGCGCCTCGTCTATCCTCAGCGTCGAGGGCGCCCGGCACGCCAGGCTCCGCGCCTGCGTCATCGCGGCAGTCAACCAGCCAAGCTCACTGCGGAGCATCGCGCGCGCAGTCCAGCCGCGCGTCGTGACGGCGCTGCGGGCGTGGGCGCAAAAGGGCACCATCACCGCCGCCACGGAGGCCAAGAAAGTGAGCGATCAATTGATGATTGCCTTTAATTTGGGATCCATAGGTAAACGTGAATTGCTAACGACAATCGATCGATTATTGCAGGTGACGTTCGAGAAcatctgcgagatgttcgtgagCATGGAGCCATCGCCGCTCACGGAGGAGATGGATGCGTGGTTCTCCGGATTACTGGGTGGCCTCAGGGCGTTCCCACTCGACCTGCCAGGCACAGCATTTCGTCGAGCTCGAAGGGTACTATACTGCACGAATCAAGCACTAGAAGCTATTTGGTTTCTGAATTCTGACATTGAATGCTGCGGCAGTGCCGGAACAAGCTGAGCGCAGTGTTCAGGGACGAGCTGCAGAGGAGGAAGAACGCGGCCGCCGCGGGTAAGCCGAGAGATCTGATGAGCGCGCTGATGCAGACAGAGGACGAGCATGGGAGGCTGCTCAGCGACGAGGAGGTGATCGACAACATCGTGTCGCTGGTGCTCGCGGGGTACGAGTCCACCTCCTCTGCTCTCATGTGGGCAGCCTACCACCTCGCCAGGTCACCACATGCCCTGGCCAAGCTCCGAGTAAGCCACCAAACTCACTCACTCTGTCTTCAGCTGCTCACTGTTCAGCTAGATGAAGCTTACCATTAGGATGCGGCAGGAGGAGAATGCGGCGATCAGCAAGCAGAAGCATGGGGAGTTCATCACCCCTGATGACATCCCCAAGATGAAATACACTGCCAAGGTACTGGCCGTTCACTTTATGTCGAGCTCCATCCATGTAGCAATCAGAAGAGTTGACAATATTGATGTTGGCGTCACAGGTAGTCGAAGAAACACTTCGAGTAGCCAACATTGCCGCAATGGTGCACCGTGTGGCACTCAGAGATGTCGAGTACGCAGGTTATACCATACCTCAAGGGTGGAGGGTTATAGTCTGGCTGAGGTCGCTGCATACGGACCCCAACTACTACGACGATCCACTGAGCTTCAACCCCGACAGATGGGAAGTAAGCACACCTCACTAGCTGCTCCACTGGATTTTCTCCTGAACTGAACTGAAGTGAAATGCACATCAAATAGAGATCGGCAAAGCCGGGCACGTACCAGGTGTTCGGAGGGGGACACAGGATATGCGCAGGGAACATGCTGGCTAGGCTGCAGCTCAGTATCATGCTGCATCATCTATCTGTTGGCTACAAGTAACTCTTGTCTTCCTTCAATTTGTTAGAGCAGATGGAGTATTTGTTTGCAAAATCTTAGCGAGTTGCTCAGCATCTACTTTTGTGTTGCCCTTTAATTATTTCCAGATGGGAGCTGATTAATCCTGATGCGGAGATTATATATGTTCCACACTCAAAGCCTTCGGATGGGGCTGTCATGGCCATCAGCGAACTATGATCAGTAGTAAGTGGATTTTGGGGTTCGTTCCGGCAACTGATGTGTGTAAGTTTCGGGGATGCAAGAGGATTAGATGGTTCTGTTGCATGTTTGATCGCAGTAAACTAGTACTAGCTGCAGTTTCGTTTCGCGTATATCTATCGACTGCTGTTCAGGAGGGAACACATCATGATTTATCTGCCTTTTCTTGGATTGTAAATTAGTATTCTGCATGCACGCGCAACCCTGCGGCTGGATGTTGCCGATGATGGACACTGTCCCTGCCTCTGCATCTATATTGTACACCTTGTCTGGAATTTATCGTCGGATTAGAAATTCAGACCACTTTGTATCTCACAACACCTTCTCTTACTGATTTGTAATAACTATGATTCTGCTCTGTATACACCAGTACACCTGTTAATCGAACTATGCTCGCAAGAGCAGCTAGAATGATGATCTCTTCTGCTCTTGCTTTCTCTCCGTTTATTAATTTCTCCCAAATTCAGATGCTATCATGTTGATATGATATCACTCCTGAACGGAAGAATCGATCGCAACCTGTTCATGTTTCCATCTACCTATTTACTAgtagttttcttttcttgataCGCTGCGCTGCACGTTCAtttaaaaagagaagaaaaggaaaaaaaggggtAAAAATTAATTCATACGGGCGGCGCTGTCGCGTTGGCCTTGAGGTTGTCGTTTCCCTCCAGctcgacgacggcgacggcggcggccgactTCTTGAACCTGTACCAGCGCGCGCACGCGACGAAGTACACGAGGTTGACCGCGGCCATGGCTGCAATGAGCAGGTAGTAGAGGTCGACGCGCCCCTGGTTCAGGTCCTGCGCCAGCCAGTCTGGCCGCCCGCCCGACCCGCCTGTCGTTTGGTGCACCACGGTGATCATGAGCCCGCTCGCGTAGCTGGCCAGCGCGAACCCGAGGAAGAGCAGCGCGCCGGCGACGCTGCGCATGTTCTCCGGGAACTGCTTGTAGTAGAACTCCACCTGCCCGATCACCGCGAACGCCTCCGACAGCCCGGCCAGCAGCTGCT comes from the Phragmites australis chromosome 22, lpPhrAust1.1, whole genome shotgun sequence genome and includes:
- the LOC133904726 gene encoding ent-kaurenoic acid oxidase 1-like produces the protein METMLAGDQQPAAWACWWLGLCLLPLLALAVWHGNDACYCTAFALKRWRRRGHRARLPPGHMGLPFVGESPSLKRYFRHARRPDGFVHDKKQRYGAGGVYRTHLFGSPAVLVCSPAANKLVLQSPESFSVRWPAPELVGASSILSVEGARHARLRACVIAAVNQPSSLRSIARAVQPRVVTALRAWAQKGTITAATEAKKVTFENICEMFVSMEPSPLTEEMDAWFSGLLGGLRAFPLDLPGTAFRRARRCRNKLSAVFRDELQRRKNAAAAGKPRDLMSALMQTEDEHGRLLSDEEVIDNIVSLVLAGYESTSSALMWAAYHLARSPHALAKLREENAAISKQKHGEFITPDDIPKMKYTAKVVEETLRVANIAAMVHRVALRDVEYAGYTIPQGWRVIVWLRSLHTDPNYYDDPLSFNPDRWERSAKPGTYQVFGGGHRICAGNMLARLQLSIMLHHLSVGYKWELINPDAEIIYVPHSKPSDGAVMAISEL